The following coding sequences lie in one Stenotrophomonas rhizophila genomic window:
- a CDS encoding P-loop NTPase fold protein, with product MNLRTRSSRRMDFEVTAKMVLSGALLQLVAQSSFVLGSGLWLGFFDECTVLATILVTSLTLITMTYVLERNPAKYVRTIVKSGRMDLFLAMGVGAGVTLVIVPYTGLEKLLLRVDHTLTSLILVILSVSMGASLLRGDRTIGVVEAQEGFAFLSDEEIEDADLDLLNSRGLADKFASIVATESARGAIVFGVDGPWGIGKSTFVNFAQRTWEANERVIVFRFEPLKYAAEKDLVRSFIQELSGELRSRFFAPELRPLASRYARILKADPSISFPGLKLSVDPDGSTIDEIVSDVSQSLERVGKRVIVVIDDLDRIDHETVKRVLFMIRRSMPARNVTYVLVYDTERLVSRSGNEETREYMEKFVNAKISLFVDLEALGSFLREGWKTSLPQGQSRQSTRVFGLQSILSELASILEGSSGGQYVGLMGNIRKIKRLINAMLLMEMEFVELNQTDFDRRDLVHLLLLYLIYPGIFRDIYASEGENRLGMFSLRPVTGHGGQGYENDPGLAVYLDRIEPAQRYLVAQLFEVGARDLINQRPSREQINTLACFNSFGRRNLSAYLRLIVRSVVPDPLQTEALYEGLLARARSGEIFKEVLDDTVLKENSGAHAKFWGALAASAKSFDQAKLVEAISTIVRLLPSYESKIITGTSPRSSAVYSLAIIINSAFGDIIQGDAAETSRAESIRALILGEGEGEGLFRALASPDRGILGIHDMLLFRLLCCADRGNQLRNIHLALVPSHLRNRLPSIRNSVVVEGVRQLSQIAFGIFKARYIDQGLNLMEPVAADTSVDPATQEVVVEDSFGKGFIAYQLTNTLAPTGSGVGCGYFDEAGSEDDCGISRVMNGYLFAGCFVPTSEANRLAFADYCLANFSRDYFDDSGPGPTRQSLEQGLDPQAFRDFWREYGHEYRASGLELLNRKVVTANYSATYQSDLLGVWDVLDKCDPIESAEDESALGLDLPAE from the coding sequence ATGAACTTGCGAACTAGATCTTCAAGGAGGATGGATTTCGAGGTCACCGCAAAGATGGTGCTTTCGGGAGCGTTACTTCAACTGGTAGCTCAATCTTCTTTCGTTCTTGGCAGTGGGCTATGGCTGGGCTTTTTCGATGAGTGCACCGTGCTCGCAACTATTTTGGTGACCTCTTTAACACTCATCACCATGACCTATGTGCTGGAACGGAATCCCGCGAAATACGTTCGGACTATAGTGAAGTCAGGTCGCATGGATCTCTTCCTTGCTATGGGGGTTGGAGCAGGAGTGACTCTGGTCATCGTTCCATACACTGGTTTAGAGAAGCTTCTCCTTCGTGTTGACCATACTCTGACCTCACTGATTCTGGTGATTCTAAGTGTGTCGATGGGAGCATCGCTTTTAAGAGGAGATCGAACCATTGGAGTTGTGGAGGCCCAAGAGGGCTTCGCATTTCTGTCCGATGAAGAGATTGAAGACGCGGATCTAGACCTGCTGAACAGTCGTGGTCTCGCCGACAAATTTGCATCAATCGTTGCAACAGAAAGCGCCAGAGGTGCGATCGTATTTGGTGTTGATGGACCATGGGGGATTGGAAAGAGCACATTTGTGAACTTTGCCCAGCGAACATGGGAAGCGAATGAGAGGGTGATCGTCTTCCGCTTCGAGCCGCTAAAGTATGCGGCGGAGAAAGACCTGGTTAGGTCATTTATTCAGGAGCTATCAGGTGAACTTCGTTCCAGGTTCTTCGCTCCGGAGCTTCGTCCATTGGCATCGAGGTACGCGCGTATTCTCAAGGCGGATCCTTCGATCTCATTTCCAGGTTTGAAACTGTCGGTTGATCCCGACGGAAGTACAATCGACGAGATCGTTTCGGATGTCAGCCAGTCTCTTGAAAGGGTTGGGAAGCGGGTAATCGTGGTGATCGACGACCTAGACAGGATTGATCACGAGACGGTAAAGCGCGTTCTATTCATGATCAGGCGATCAATGCCAGCGAGGAATGTGACGTACGTGCTCGTATACGATACAGAACGTCTTGTCTCCCGCTCGGGAAATGAAGAGACACGCGAGTACATGGAGAAGTTTGTCAACGCAAAGATCTCACTCTTTGTCGATCTTGAGGCATTGGGCAGTTTTCTTAGAGAAGGATGGAAAACATCGTTACCGCAGGGTCAGTCCCGACAGTCCACTAGAGTGTTTGGTCTGCAATCCATCCTCTCCGAACTTGCAAGCATCTTGGAAGGGAGCTCTGGAGGGCAGTACGTTGGCCTGATGGGGAACATTAGAAAGATCAAGCGTCTAATCAATGCAATGCTTTTAATGGAAATGGAGTTCGTTGAGCTCAATCAAACAGACTTTGACCGTCGTGATTTGGTGCATCTTCTGCTCCTCTATCTTATCTATCCGGGTATATTTAGAGATATATACGCCAGTGAGGGTGAGAACAGGCTTGGAATGTTCTCTCTGCGGCCCGTGACGGGCCATGGAGGTCAGGGCTATGAGAACGATCCGGGCCTGGCGGTCTATTTGGATCGAATCGAGCCTGCGCAGCGATATCTTGTCGCGCAGCTATTTGAGGTGGGTGCGCGTGACCTTATTAATCAAAGGCCAAGTAGAGAGCAGATTAATACGCTTGCTTGCTTCAACTCCTTTGGTCGGCGCAATCTCTCTGCCTATCTTAGGCTCATCGTACGATCAGTTGTTCCGGATCCATTGCAAACAGAAGCACTTTACGAGGGACTGCTCGCCAGAGCTCGATCTGGCGAGATCTTCAAGGAGGTGCTGGACGATACAGTCTTGAAGGAGAATAGCGGAGCTCACGCCAAGTTCTGGGGAGCGCTCGCGGCGTCGGCGAAGAGTTTTGATCAAGCCAAGTTAGTCGAGGCGATTTCTACCATTGTTCGGCTTTTGCCATCCTATGAGTCCAAAATAATCACCGGCACTTCTCCGAGGTCATCGGCAGTCTACTCGCTCGCAATAATCATCAACTCCGCGTTTGGCGACATCATTCAAGGAGACGCGGCCGAGACGTCGAGAGCCGAGAGCATTAGGGCTCTGATCCTTGGTGAAGGTGAAGGTGAGGGATTATTTAGAGCCCTTGCGTCACCTGATCGCGGGATTCTTGGCATACATGACATGTTGCTATTCCGATTGCTCTGTTGTGCAGATCGAGGTAATCAACTTCGCAATATACATTTGGCACTGGTTCCGAGTCATTTGAGAAACCGCTTGCCTTCCATTCGCAATAGTGTAGTGGTGGAGGGCGTCCGTCAGCTCTCGCAGATTGCATTCGGTATCTTCAAGGCAAGATACATCGATCAAGGGCTGAACCTAATGGAGCCAGTGGCAGCTGACACGTCGGTTGATCCAGCGACGCAAGAGGTGGTGGTCGAAGACTCATTTGGTAAAGGGTTCATCGCCTACCAGCTGACGAACACCTTGGCTCCAACGGGGAGCGGGGTCGGGTGCGGCTATTTCGACGAGGCAGGTTCAGAAGATGACTGTGGCATCTCGCGGGTCATGAACGGTTACCTATTCGCAGGCTGCTTTGTGCCAACGAGTGAAGCGAACAGGTTGGCGTTTGCCGATTATTGCTTAGCGAACTTCTCTCGGGACTACTTCGATGATTCAGGACCGGGTCCCACGAGACAGTCCCTGGAACAGGGATTGGATCCTCAAGCTTTCAGGGATTTCTGGCGCGAATACGGTCATGAATACAGAGCTTCCGGGCTTGAGCTGCTTAATCGAAAGGTCGTTACTGCTAATTACTCGGCAACGTACCAATCCGATCTCTTGGGGGTTTGGGATGTCTTGGATAAGTGCGATCCTATCGAGTCGGCCGAGGACGAGTCTGCCCTCGGCCTAGACCTCCCCGCTGAATAG
- a CDS encoding NYN domain-containing protein: MTETTAVYVDGYNFYYGRIRGTPYKWIDIVRLFERLVHEQTPSSQLTLVRYFSAFCLARFSTHGNASTIAQDSFLRGHEIRHGTRFQKTMGTHTHDRSGTKMPRYVDGQPFNRADRVRVWKLEEKQTDVNIALAMYRDAASGRFSQLVVCSNDSDVEPVLRAIREDFPGIRLGVITPRRPPEEGAVAHRNMMSSLSANADWARSHIHDEELASCQLPHRIQTGKKPIDKPAHW; encoded by the coding sequence ATGACTGAAACCACCGCCGTCTACGTGGATGGCTACAACTTTTACTATGGTCGGATCCGCGGGACGCCCTACAAGTGGATCGATATTGTCAGGCTGTTCGAACGCCTGGTGCATGAGCAGACGCCGTCGTCACAGTTGACGTTGGTCAGGTACTTCAGCGCGTTTTGCCTCGCCCGCTTTTCTACCCACGGCAATGCGTCCACGATCGCGCAGGACAGCTTTCTACGTGGGCACGAAATACGTCACGGAACCCGTTTCCAGAAGACAATGGGAACCCACACGCATGATCGCAGCGGTACGAAGATGCCGCGATATGTCGATGGGCAGCCCTTCAACCGAGCCGATAGGGTGAGGGTCTGGAAGCTCGAGGAAAAACAGACGGATGTGAACATTGCGCTGGCGATGTACCGCGATGCGGCATCAGGACGATTCTCACAGCTGGTGGTGTGTTCCAACGACAGTGATGTGGAACCGGTGCTACGCGCCATCAGAGAGGACTTTCCGGGTATCCGCCTTGGAGTGATCACCCCAAGGCGGCCTCCCGAGGAAGGTGCGGTTGCCCACCGCAACATGATGTCCTCCCTGTCAGCGAATGCGGATTGGGCGCGCAGCCATATCCACGATGAAGAGTTGGCGAGCTGCCAGTTGCCTCACCGGATCCAGACCGGGAAGAAGCCCATCGACAAGCCAGCGCATTGGTGA
- a CDS encoding FAD/NAD(P)-binding protein encodes MAYNRGMTATQSPRQCDLAIVGGGAAGVLVALHALRTATAALHVTLFEPASALAQGIAYATPWPEHLLNVPAGKMSALPDAPDDFLDYLLQVDAFPGLPRDAVAAEYAPRRCYAAYLQARLEQAKASSPAQFNVVHDAVTALQPGTATQQLTLAGGDTWQARQVVLACGNSMRPLPVTGADALPPGKVVDAWDYDGVRLLAGDGDLAIIGSGLSMADSVVALANAGHRGRIHVLSRHALLPLPHAHGGAAGFDPQALPGLPVRQALRTLRGHARDAVAQGLPWQSVMDRIRPLGQALWRGLEAADQRRFLRHVVRYWDVHRHRIAESVEAQLAALEQSGQLQRHRARLDTVLVLDGTLQVHAHGADGGLPPLRVGALINATGVETRATAMRNPLVQQLLADGHARPGPHGLGLDTSVAHAELLAANGQPHPGVQVVGSLRIGTLWESLAIPELRVQAQQAAARALG; translated from the coding sequence ATCGCCTACAATCGGGGCATGACGGCAACCCAATCCCCTCGCCAGTGTGACCTGGCCATCGTCGGCGGCGGTGCGGCGGGCGTGCTGGTGGCGCTGCATGCGCTGCGCACGGCCACTGCTGCGCTGCATGTCACTTTGTTCGAGCCGGCCTCGGCGCTGGCCCAGGGCATCGCCTACGCCACGCCGTGGCCCGAGCACCTGCTCAACGTGCCGGCCGGCAAGATGAGCGCGTTGCCCGATGCGCCCGATGATTTCCTGGACTACCTGCTGCAGGTGGACGCGTTCCCCGGCCTGCCGCGCGATGCGGTAGCCGCCGAATACGCCCCGCGCCGCTGCTACGCCGCCTACCTGCAGGCACGCCTGGAGCAGGCGAAGGCCAGCAGCCCCGCGCAGTTCAACGTGGTGCATGATGCGGTTACCGCGTTGCAGCCCGGCACCGCCACGCAGCAGCTGACGCTGGCCGGTGGCGACACCTGGCAGGCACGCCAGGTGGTGCTGGCCTGCGGCAACAGCATGCGCCCGCTGCCGGTCACCGGCGCCGACGCGCTGCCTCCGGGCAAGGTGGTCGATGCGTGGGACTACGACGGCGTGCGGCTGCTGGCCGGCGACGGCGATCTGGCCATCATCGGCTCCGGCCTGAGCATGGCCGACAGCGTGGTGGCGCTGGCCAATGCCGGGCACCGCGGGCGCATCCACGTGCTGTCGCGGCATGCACTGCTGCCGCTGCCGCACGCGCACGGCGGCGCGGCTGGTTTCGATCCGCAAGCGCTGCCGGGTCTGCCAGTGCGGCAGGCGCTGCGTACGCTGCGCGGCCACGCCCGTGACGCCGTTGCGCAGGGCCTGCCGTGGCAGAGCGTGATGGATCGCATCCGCCCGCTGGGCCAGGCACTGTGGCGGGGTCTGGAGGCCGCCGACCAGCGTCGCTTCCTGCGCCACGTGGTGCGGTACTGGGACGTGCACCGCCACCGCATCGCCGAAAGTGTCGAGGCGCAATTGGCCGCGCTGGAACAGTCGGGCCAGCTGCAGCGCCACCGCGCCCGGCTCGATACCGTGCTGGTGCTCGACGGCACTCTGCAGGTGCATGCGCACGGCGCCGACGGTGGCCTGCCCCCGCTGCGCGTGGGCGCGCTGATCAATGCCACCGGCGTGGAAACCCGCGCCACCGCCATGCGCAACCCGCTGGTGCAGCAGTTGCTGGCCGACGGCCACGCCCGGCCAGGCCCGCACGGCCTGGGGCTGGATACCTCGGTGGCGCATGCCGAACTTCTCGCGGCCAACGGCCAGCCGCATCCGGGCGTGCAGGTGGTGGGCAGCCTGCGCATCGGCACGCTGTGGGAAAGCCTGGCCATTCCGGAGCTGCGGGTGCAGGCGCAGCAGGCCGCGGCGCGCGCGCTGGGCTGA
- the bla gene encoding subclass B3 metallo-beta-lactamase, giving the protein MTPTSAPTALRGPVTPAVMRRVFAVLGMGMLLAACRPADSADAPASGAPANAATPATSAVDDIPACPAGASVMDGWNDRAPPRRIFGNTWYVGTCGLSAVLVTSDQGHVLIDGGTVAAGPLIAANIRALGFDPHAVKYLLNSHEHSDHAAGLAHLQAATGAPLLARAPAVATLRKGRSDRSDPQYLEPGGTFPPVADVAVIGDGEVVRVGPLALTAHATPGHTPGGTSWTWRSCEGARCLDIAYTDSVSAISDAQYRYLDHPEMVAAFRRGLDTLAALPCDIHVTPHPLGSDLFARLAGDGTPPLVEAGACQRYAQNGRAQLDARLKDEAAGRKP; this is encoded by the coding sequence ATGACGCCCACCTCCGCCCCGACCGCCCTGCGCGGACCCGTTACCCCGGCCGTGATGCGCCGCGTATTCGCCGTACTGGGTATGGGCATGCTGCTGGCCGCCTGTCGGCCGGCGGACAGTGCCGATGCCCCCGCATCCGGCGCGCCGGCCAACGCCGCAACGCCTGCGACCAGCGCAGTCGATGACATTCCGGCCTGCCCGGCCGGTGCCAGCGTCATGGACGGCTGGAACGATCGCGCCCCGCCACGGCGCATCTTCGGCAACACCTGGTATGTGGGCACCTGCGGGCTGTCGGCGGTGCTGGTGACCTCCGACCAGGGGCATGTGCTGATCGATGGCGGCACCGTGGCGGCCGGTCCCCTGATCGCCGCCAACATCCGTGCACTGGGCTTCGATCCGCACGCGGTGAAGTACCTGCTGAACTCGCACGAACACTCCGACCATGCCGCCGGCCTGGCCCACCTGCAGGCGGCCACCGGTGCCCCGCTGCTGGCGCGTGCACCGGCGGTAGCCACGCTGCGCAAGGGCAGGAGCGACCGCAGCGACCCGCAGTACCTCGAACCCGGTGGGACCTTCCCGCCGGTGGCCGACGTTGCGGTGATCGGCGACGGCGAGGTGGTCCGCGTTGGCCCGTTGGCGCTGACCGCGCATGCCACGCCAGGCCACACCCCCGGTGGCACCAGCTGGACATGGCGTTCCTGCGAGGGCGCGCGCTGCCTGGACATCGCCTACACCGACAGCGTCAGCGCCATCTCCGATGCGCAGTACCGCTACCTGGATCATCCGGAGATGGTGGCCGCGTTCCGCCGCGGCCTGGACACCCTTGCCGCGCTGCCCTGCGACATCCACGTGACGCCGCATCCGCTGGGCAGCGATCTGTTCGCCCGCCTGGCGGGCGATGGCACGCCGCCGTTGGTGGAGGCGGGGGCCTGTCAGCGTTACGCGCAGAACGGACGCGCCCAGCTGGACGCCCGCCTGAAGGACGAGGCCGCCGGCCGCAAGCCCTGA
- the cls gene encoding cardiolipin synthase — MLFEWLLGSWLLMLDWLIRLAALLWIPSRTTPGAARSWLLLVGFVPLLGLPLYLLFGHPWLSRQRVQRQAEASQVIREEQALQPPLRWTPEPDTATAEIVPLIERQGDFMPIHGNAVELLVDYDASLQALIADIDQARERVHLLYYLMFDDAVGEAIVQALQRAAARGVHCRLLLDAVGAKRGLRHYRHRLQALGVDVRAMLPGGLRWRRSGRMDLRNHRKIAVIDNRVGYIGSQNLAQPEFVPGFPNRELVARVRGPGVAHLEAVFASDWYMETGQRLDVLTAVPVCSADVATQLLPSGPAYPFSNARDAVNALIHLARRRIVLVTPYFVPDEATLSALRIAALSGVQVQLILSASSNQRLTAWAQEAYYDELLRSGVRIALYEPCFLHAKHLTVDEDIALVGSINLDIRSFALNAEIGMLCYDRGIVAQLLHIENDYLLQSRQLELKSWRKRPTWRRSREGIARLADALM; from the coding sequence ATGCTGTTCGAGTGGCTGCTGGGTTCGTGGTTGTTGATGCTGGATTGGCTGATCCGGCTGGCCGCGCTGTTGTGGATTCCCAGCCGCACCACGCCCGGTGCCGCGCGCAGCTGGCTGCTGCTGGTTGGCTTCGTGCCGCTGCTCGGCTTGCCGCTGTACCTGCTGTTCGGCCATCCGTGGCTGTCGCGCCAGCGCGTGCAGCGCCAGGCCGAAGCCTCGCAGGTGATCCGCGAGGAACAGGCGTTGCAGCCGCCGCTGCGCTGGACGCCGGAGCCCGACACCGCCACGGCCGAGATCGTGCCGTTGATCGAACGCCAGGGCGACTTCATGCCCATCCATGGCAACGCCGTGGAGCTGCTCGTGGACTACGACGCCTCGCTGCAGGCGCTGATCGCCGACATCGACCAGGCGCGTGAGCGCGTGCACCTGCTGTACTACCTGATGTTCGACGACGCGGTAGGCGAGGCCATCGTGCAGGCGTTGCAGCGTGCCGCCGCGCGCGGCGTGCATTGCCGCCTGCTGCTGGATGCGGTGGGCGCCAAGCGCGGGCTGCGCCATTACCGGCACCGGCTGCAGGCGCTGGGCGTGGACGTCCGCGCGATGCTGCCCGGCGGCCTGCGCTGGCGCCGCAGCGGGCGCATGGACCTGCGCAACCACCGCAAGATCGCGGTGATCGACAACCGGGTGGGCTACATCGGCTCGCAGAACCTGGCGCAGCCCGAGTTCGTGCCGGGCTTTCCCAACAGGGAACTGGTAGCGCGCGTACGCGGCCCGGGCGTGGCGCACCTGGAAGCGGTGTTCGCCAGCGACTGGTACATGGAAACCGGGCAGCGCCTGGATGTGCTCACCGCCGTGCCGGTGTGCTCGGCCGACGTGGCCACCCAGCTGCTGCCCAGCGGCCCGGCGTATCCCTTCAGCAACGCACGCGATGCGGTCAACGCGCTGATCCATCTGGCGCGTCGCCGCATCGTGCTGGTCACCCCGTACTTCGTGCCCGACGAGGCCACCCTCAGCGCACTGCGCATCGCCGCGCTGTCGGGCGTGCAGGTGCAGCTGATCCTGTCGGCCAGCAGCAACCAGCGGCTCACCGCCTGGGCGCAGGAGGCCTACTACGACGAACTACTGCGCAGCGGCGTGCGGATCGCGCTGTACGAGCCCTGCTTCCTGCACGCCAAGCACCTCACCGTGGACGAGGACATCGCGCTGGTCGGGTCGATCAACCTGGACATCCGCTCGTTCGCGCTCAACGCGGAAATCGGCATGCTCTGCTATGACCGCGGCATCGTCGCCCAGCTGCTGCATATCGAGAACGACTACCTGTTGCAGTCGCGCCAGCTGGAGCTGAAAAGCTGGCGCAAGCGCCCGACCTGGCGGCGCAGCCGCGAAGGCATCGCGCGGCTGGCCGATGCACTGATGTAG
- the rpmB gene encoding 50S ribosomal protein L28, whose amino-acid sequence MSRVCQVSGKRVQTGNNVSHANNKTRRRFLPNLHERRFWVASENRWVKLRVSAHALRTIDKNGIDSVLAELRSRGEKV is encoded by the coding sequence ATGTCCCGCGTATGCCAAGTTTCCGGCAAGCGAGTGCAGACGGGTAACAACGTCTCGCACGCCAACAACAAGACCCGTCGTCGTTTCCTGCCCAACCTGCACGAGCGCCGCTTCTGGGTTGCCAGCGAAAACCGCTGGGTCAAGCTTCGTGTTTCCGCGCATGCCCTGCGCACCATCGACAAGAACGGTATCGACTCCGTTCTGGCTGAGCTGCGTTCGCGCGGCGAAAAGGTCTGA
- a CDS encoding glycosyltransferase, giving the protein MRLLALTYGTEGDTRPLVMLCHGLMAAGHEVMLLAEGGTLGSARALGVPHAALEGDIHDEVVALVSRGNNTLAASRGLARMARRHVPAWTRQADAAAAGCDAVLTGGLAAFVGMTVAERHGLPAIGLGMIPLTPTAAFPSPFLPRLPLPGALNRLSYGLVNQAVWRTFRQPINQARHALGMPPRRSLWRDLPMLYGISPSLLPQPADWPANHRICGQWRLPDSPWQPPPDLQAFLDAGPAPVYLGFGSMTGFDRDRVLPALLGALAPRRVLLFPGWAGLPSMPLPAHVFVIGPTPHEALFPRCALVIHHGGSGTTHSACRAGVPSLVMPFAADQFFWAARLQALGVAPAALSPKRLDANTLARAIGFVEHAGTRERAAALGRAMGMETGVAKAADLIQQWLAGNR; this is encoded by the coding sequence ATGCGGCTGCTGGCACTTACCTACGGCACCGAAGGCGACACCCGCCCGCTGGTCATGCTCTGCCACGGCCTGATGGCCGCCGGACACGAGGTGATGCTGCTGGCCGAGGGCGGCACCCTGGGCAGCGCGCGCGCCTTGGGCGTGCCGCACGCCGCGCTGGAGGGCGACATCCACGACGAGGTGGTGGCGCTGGTGTCGCGCGGCAACAACACGCTGGCCGCCTCGCGCGGACTGGCCCGGATGGCGCGCCGGCACGTGCCGGCGTGGACCCGGCAGGCCGATGCGGCCGCCGCCGGGTGCGATGCGGTGCTGACCGGTGGGTTGGCCGCCTTCGTGGGCATGACCGTGGCCGAGCGGCATGGCCTGCCCGCGATCGGGCTGGGCATGATCCCGCTGACGCCCACCGCCGCCTTCCCGTCCCCGTTCCTGCCCCGGCTGCCCCTGCCCGGTGCGCTGAACCGGCTCAGCTACGGGCTGGTCAACCAGGCGGTCTGGCGCACCTTCCGGCAGCCGATCAACCAGGCCCGGCACGCGCTGGGCATGCCACCGCGACGCAGCCTCTGGCGCGATCTGCCGATGCTCTACGGCATCTCGCCCAGCCTGCTGCCGCAACCGGCGGACTGGCCCGCCAACCATCGCATCTGCGGCCAGTGGCGCCTGCCGGACAGCCCGTGGCAACCGCCACCGGACCTGCAGGCCTTCCTCGATGCCGGTCCCGCCCCGGTGTACCTGGGCTTTGGCAGCATGACCGGCTTTGATCGCGACCGCGTGCTGCCGGCGCTGCTGGGCGCACTGGCGCCCCGCCGGGTGCTGCTGTTCCCTGGCTGGGCGGGGCTGCCCAGCATGCCCCTGCCCGCGCACGTGTTCGTGATCGGGCCAACCCCGCACGAGGCGCTGTTCCCGCGCTGCGCGCTGGTGATCCACCACGGCGGCAGCGGCACCACGCATTCGGCCTGCCGGGCCGGGGTGCCATCGCTGGTGATGCCATTCGCGGCCGACCAGTTTTTCTGGGCGGCGCGCTTGCAGGCGTTGGGCGTGGCGCCGGCGGCGTTGTCGCCGAAGCGGTTGGATGCCAACACGCTGGCGCGGGCCATTGGCTTCGTCGAACACGCCGGAACGCGTGAACGGGCTGCTGCTCTGGGAAGGGCGATGGGTATGGAAACTGGCGTGGCCAAAGCAGCCGATCTGATCCAGCAATGGCTGGCAGGAAATCGATAA
- the rpmG gene encoding 50S ribosomal protein L33, producing MMAGKRDKIRLISTANTGHFYTTDKNKKNTPGKMEFLKYDPVVRKHVLYKEGKIK from the coding sequence ATCATGGCAGGCAAGCGCGATAAGATCCGTCTGATTTCGACGGCCAACACTGGCCACTTCTACACGACGGACAAGAACAAGAAGAACACCCCCGGGAAGATGGAATTCCTGAAGTACGATCCGGTCGTGCGCAAGCACGTCCTGTACAAGGAAGGCAAGATCAAGTAA